One genomic window of Vibrio rhizosphaerae includes the following:
- the murI gene encoding glutamate racemase, which produces MSSQVSNILIFDSGVGGLSVYREIQQLLPEQNYFYLFDNEGYPYGELPQQKLLNRVESLVSSLVTKMAIDIVVIACNTASTIVLPSLRKILDIPVVGVVPAIKPACNLAQRCVGLIATPATIQRPYTHELIRDFSSDKEICLLGSTALVDMAERKLRGVPVNLSELKNILQPIQGKIDVAVLGCTHFPLLRDEIQQVLGAHVILVDSGKAIARRVASLISPGMCRHVSQTARIFASTSPSDGEALTRVLSDWGFNRIESFPIQGFSDHSQPEL; this is translated from the coding sequence GTGTCCTCACAAGTTTCTAATATCTTAATTTTTGACTCCGGTGTCGGTGGCCTCTCGGTTTATCGCGAGATTCAGCAGTTGCTCCCTGAGCAAAACTATTTCTATTTGTTCGATAATGAAGGTTATCCGTACGGAGAGTTGCCACAGCAAAAATTACTCAACCGAGTTGAAAGCTTAGTCTCGTCGCTCGTAACAAAGATGGCGATAGATATTGTGGTAATTGCTTGCAATACCGCCAGTACAATTGTTCTGCCTAGCTTACGTAAGATATTAGATATTCCGGTTGTTGGTGTGGTTCCCGCGATTAAACCTGCCTGTAATTTGGCGCAGCGATGTGTCGGCCTTATTGCAACACCTGCAACCATTCAACGGCCTTACACTCATGAGTTAATTCGGGATTTTTCATCTGACAAAGAGATCTGTCTGCTTGGGTCAACCGCATTAGTGGATATGGCTGAACGCAAGTTACGTGGTGTACCGGTCAATCTATCTGAACTGAAAAATATTCTTCAACCGATCCAAGGGAAAATCGATGTCGCTGTACTTGGTTGTACACACTTTCCACTATTGAGAGATGAAATTCAGCAGGTATTGGGGGCGCATGTGATATTGGTCGACTCAGGGAAAGCCATTGCACGAAGGGTCGCGAGTCTGATTTCTCCGGGAATGTGCCGACATGTATCACAGACGGCCCGGATATTTGCCAGTACCTCACCATCTGATGGAGAGGCACTGACACGAGTGTTATCCGATTGGGGATTTAATCGTATTGAGAGTTTTCCGATTCAGGGTTTTTCGGATCATTCGCAACCCGAACTTTAA